The following nucleotide sequence is from Gammaproteobacteria bacterium.
AATAATAGAGAATGCAACTCGGCATCAATACGCTTGGGCACATCTTTTTTGACCTCAAGAATAGCCTCTTTAATGGCATTTTCAAAAGCAAAAATATCGGCGCCGCCGTGACTTTTAACCACAATACCTTTCAAACCGACCATACTGGCACCATTATGCCTGCGAGGATCAAACTTGTTGCGAAATGCTTTAAGAACCGGCATCGCCACTAATGCAGCAAACTTAGTCAACCAATTACGACTGAATTCCTCTTTGAGCGCACTGCTGATCATCTTCGCAACGCCCTCACTGGATTTGAGTGCAACATTACCAATAAAACCATCACAAACAACAACATCAACAGTGCCTTTATAAATATCATCTCCCTCTACAAAGCCAACATAATTGATCTCACTGGAAGATAGCAACCGTGCGGCATCCTTGATGTACTCACTCCCTTTCATCTCTTCTTCACCGATATTGAGTAAACCAACCGTCGGAGAGTCAATATTATCAACTGCACGGGTCAGAACAGAACCCATCACAGCAAACTGAAAAAGGTGCTCAGCACTCACGTCAACATTAGCGCCTAAATCCAGAATATGTGTATGCCCCTTCATTGCAGGCACCGTACTAATCAGAGCGGGCCGATCAATTCCAGGCAGTGTTTTTAATACAAAGCGAGCCGTTGCCATTAATGCGCCGGTATTACCCGCACTCACACACGCATCAGCTTCACCTTGTTTAACAAGGTTAATAGCCACGCGCATTGAAGAATCTTTTTTGCCGCGCAAAGCCTGAGCCGGGGACTCATCCATTTCAACCGTTTGGGTTGCATTCTGAATCAGCAAACGTTCATTAGTATCCGCACTGTTTTTACGTAGCTCTTCAGAAATGAGTGAGTCACTGCCCACCAGAACTAACTTAAGCGCAGAGTCAACAGCGAGCATACGCAGTGCAGCGGGAACCACGACATGCACGCCATGATCCCCACCCATTGCATCAAGTGCAATTGTGTAACTCAACAAAAATTACTCTTCTTCGGTTTCTACTTCGACTTTATCAGCGATGACCTTACGGCCTTTATAGTAACCATCCGATGAGACATGATGACGCAAATGTGTTTCACCTGATGTCGGGTCAACAGATAGAGTCGCAAATTTCAAACTATCATGAGACCGACGCATACCACGTCTGGAAGGGGTTCCTTTACTCTTTTGTACAGCCATTACTAAGCTCTCACTTTCTTTTGTTTCATAAAAAATGCGGCCTTATGGCCGCGATTATCAATACGTAATCTTTTATAACTTCATTGGCCTTTCAACTGCGCTAAAATAGCAAATGGACTCAACTCAGGCTCATTTTTTAGATTCGCCTCCGGCAAGTCACTTCCACACTCTTCCAATGAATGCATTGATGCGACAGGCATGGCCAATATTAGTTCATCTTCAACAAGCGCCTTCAGCAGTACGGGCTCTGGCTCAACAACAAAAGGCTCATACTCACTGCTCAAGCGCTCAATCGCCGCTTCTGATTTAACTAATCCAGCCAACGATTCATGAGAAACCAGCAAGTCCATTGATTGCAAGCA
It contains:
- the plsX gene encoding phosphate acyltransferase PlsX, translating into MSYTIALDAMGGDHGVHVVVPAALRMLAVDSALKLVLVGSDSLISEELRKNSADTNERLLIQNATQTVEMDESPAQALRGKKDSSMRVAINLVKQGEADACVSAGNTGALMATARFVLKTLPGIDRPALISTVPAMKGHTHILDLGANVDVSAEHLFQFAVMGSVLTRAVDNIDSPTVGLLNIGEEEMKGSEYIKDAARLLSSSEINYVGFVEGDDIYKGTVDVVVCDGFIGNVALKSSEGVAKMISSALKEEFSRNWLTKFAALVAMPVLKAFRNKFDPRRHNGASMVGLKGIVVKSHGGADIFAFENAIKEAILEVKKDVPKRIDAELHSLLLEKRSVV
- the rpmF gene encoding 50S ribosomal protein L32; the encoded protein is MAVQKSKGTPSRRGMRRSHDSLKFATLSVDPTSGETHLRHHVSSDGYYKGRKVIADKVEVETEEE
- a CDS encoding YceD family protein — its product is MSEQLPVYIDPLRFSHRGQSVSGSVSLQGMERLSSYLYDDDGEVEVALEFGVNPQRIHYMSVALKAHMHVVCQRCLQSMDLLVSHESLAGLVKSEAAIERLSSEYEPFVVEPEPVLLKALVEDELILAMPVASMHSLEECGSDLPEANLKNEPELSPFAILAQLKGQ